The Cannabis sativa cultivar Pink pepper isolate KNU-18-1 unplaced genomic scaffold, ASM2916894v1 Contig3, whole genome shotgun sequence genome window below encodes:
- the LOC133033268 gene encoding uncharacterized protein LOC133033268 — MHLLVSCPFAWSCWEFSGLTAAGRESSTLLSWLETSATSVDNEALCKIVMICWAIWSARNDLIWQQRVRTVRDVVVFASSRLDQYIKAQGRGNIPLLSPHKEGDGLERWIKPNSGIKLNIDAATFDRVSKHGFGCVVRDNNGELLSVIAGFKNGKVSPELAEIMGIREALSWFKDNNYTRAVIESDSLVCVEAIRSAERFASE; from the exons ATGCATCTCTTAGTTTCTTGTCCATTTGCCTGGTCATGTTGGGAGTTCTCGGGTCTTACTGCTGCTGGCAGGGAGTCATCAACCTTACTGTCGTGGCTAGAAACTTCTGCTACCAGTGTGGACAACGAGGCTTTATGTAAAATTGTGATGATTTGTTGGGCCATTTGGTCAGCAAGAAATGATCTCATATGGCAGCAGCGTGTTCGAACGGTTCGGGATGTGGTTGTGTTTGCAAGCTCGAGACTTGATCAATACATAAAAGCTCAAGGGCGGGGGAATATTCCTTTACTTTCACCTCATAAAGAAGGTGATGGCTTGGAGCGCTGGATCAAACCGAATTCAGGCATCAAGCTCAATATTGATGCAGCCACTTTCGATCGTGTTTCCAAACATGGGTTCGGGTGTGTGGTGAGGGATAACAATGGGGAGCTACTTTCAGTCATTGCAGGCTTCAAAAATGGCAAAGTTTCACCCGAGTTAGCTGAGATTATGGGCATTAGAGAGGCTTTAAGCTGGTTCAAGGATAACAACTACACACGGGCAGTCATAGAATCTGACAGCTTGGTCTGTGTTGAGGCAATTCGAAGTGCAGAAAGATTTGCTTCTG AATAG
- the LOC133033269 gene encoding uncharacterized protein LOC133033269, whose translation MSCIRWNCRGLGNPQARQFLADLVSQKKPNLLFLCETFCNKVSMERIRAQLGFDCCFVVDNWGHSGGLALMWKVANEVAIQGYSFNHIDANVTLQQSTTWCFTGVYGEPKRELRYKTWTLLRSLKNDSTLPWCIMGDLNNLGSQLEKKGGRIYPDGLIAGFNGALSDCNLLDLPLVGYPYTWEKGRTSGDWIEERLDKALVTHDWLALYAQPVLYNLEFSTSDHCPIHLVFKGVFPATSFISFRFENAWLREPLCKQLVEGCWEGSGSLTIQDKIQKCGEVLGKWGRDITGSFHKRISQCKDQIRNSKWGRDPISIQQHQEAKANLSKVLAQREIFWKQRSKQFWLNLGDKNSTVLDGVRPSVSREQNDELLLPISEEEVRSALFQMHPDKSPGPDGMTPAFYQKHWSIVGQDVVHFVPEFFHK comes from the exons ATGAGTTGTATACGTTGGAATTGCCGTGGGCTTGGAAACCCGCAGGCCAGACAATTCTTAGCGGACCTTGTGTCCCAAAAGAAGCCCAATTTGTTAtttctttgtgaaactttttgtaataAGGTTAGTATGGAGAGAATTAGAGCCCAATTGgggtttgattgttgttttgtGGTGGATAACTGGGGTCATAGTGGAGGGTTGGCACTGATGTGGAAAGTTGCGAATGAAGTTGCGATTCAGGGGTACTCGTTTAATCATATTGATGCAAATGTCACTCTTCAGCAGTCTACGACTTGGTGTTTCACGGGGGTCTATGGCGAGCCAAAACGAGAGTTGCGATACAAGACTTGGACTCTTCTTCGGTCACTCAAAAACGATAGCACTCTTCCATGGTGCATTATGGGGGACTTGAACAACTTGGGTTCTCAACTTGAGAAGAAAGGTGGTAGGATATACCCGGATGGTCTAATTGCGGGTTTTAATGGGGCTTTGAGCGACTGCAATTTGCTTGACTTGCCTCTTGTTGGCTACCCGTATACATGGGAGAAGGGAAGAACTAGTGGGGACTGGATTGAAGAAAGACTCGACAAGGCCTTGGTGACTCACGACTGGTTGGCTCTGTATGCTCAGCCGGTTCTTTACAACCTCGAGTTCTCTACGTCCGATCATTGCCCAATTCATTTGGTCTTCAAAGGTGTGTTTCCAGCTACTTCATTCATTTCTTTCCGTTTCGAAAATGCTTGGCTCCGAGAGCCATTGTGTAAACAACTTGTTGAAGGATGTTGGGAAGGCTCGGGTTCACTTACTATTCAAGACAAAATTCAAAAGTGTGGTGAGGTTTTGGGGAAGTGGGGGCGTGACATAACTGGGAGCTTTCACAAGCGTATTAGCCAGTGCAAAGACCAAATAAGAAACTCCAAATGGGGCAGGGATCCGATTTCAATTCAGCAACATCAGGAAGCAAAGGCTAATTTGTCAAAGGTTTTAGCTCAACGTGAAATCTTTTGGAAGCAAAGATCAAAGCAATTTTGGCTAAATTTGGGTGACAAGAATA GCACGGTGCTTGATGGAGTCCGCCCTTCTGTATCCCGTGAGCAAAATGATGAACTTTTATTGCCTATTTCGGAGGAGGAAGTGCGAAGTGCTTTATTCCAAATGCACCCTGATAAGTCCCCGGGACCTGATGGCATGACCCCAGCGTTTTATCAAAAGCACTGGAGTATTGTCGGTCAGGATGTGGTTCATTTTGTTCCAGAGTTCTTTCACAAGTAA
- the LOC133033270 gene encoding uncharacterized protein LOC133033270 — protein MASNSMAGNDMAVRGDPVILEKEEEENMMAFLWQPGMGMYVKELNPNLFLFQFYHEVDIQRVIDGSPWTYDRKPFIFTRLKEGDNPRLVKINHVDMWVQLHDLQTGNMTLSVVTALENFIGTFLESDPNNFLGVWRDCLRIRVRINVEKPIKRRMKISIDDSSWYWVNFKYERLPTFCFICGIIGHTERFCPRLFLKPLHLQEKPYTLELRASSQRRQTTFGAQWLHSEATVRGETHQAHHGNNLVQNVTLFPRSAEMIGGLNGANHGPDFSHNLPHNENRNSILENLEGNSDDVALSVRKSGDFFDSTYLIVFDSKRKRPDNGPGVIVGPEEKGHNVVVDVMEHDNAGNPKNNFLAGSGFQTRPEP, from the exons ATGGCCTCTAACAGTATGGCAGGGAATGATATGGCAGTAAGAGGTGATCCTGTTATATTGGAAAAGGAAGAGGAAGAG AACATGATGGCGTTTCTTTGGCAACCGGGGATGGGAATGTACGTCAAGGAACTCAACCCGAATCTGTTTTTATTTCAATTCTACCACGAGGTCGACATTCAAAGGGTTATAGATGGTAGTCCTTGGACTTATGATCGTAAGCCTTTTATCTTTACAAGATTGAAAGAAGGGGATAATCCAAGGCTCGTGAAAATCAACCATGTCGATATGTGGGTTCAACTCCACGACTTACAAACCGGGAATATGACTCTTAGTGTAGTTACGGCTCTCGAAAATTTCATTGGCACTTTTCTTGAATCGGATCCTAATAACTTCTTAGGAGTGTGGCGGGATTGCTTGCGGATTCGGGTAAGGATTAATGTTGAAAAACCGATCAAAAGAAGAATGAAGATTAGCATCGACGATTCATCGTGGTACTGGGTGAATTTCAAATACGAAAGATTACCCACCTTTTGTTTCATTTGCGGAATAATTGGACACACGGAGAGGTTCTGTCCAAGACTCTTTTTGAAACCGCTGCATCTCCAAGAAAAACCTTATACCTTAGAACTGAGAGCCTCGTCTCAAAGGCGGCAGACGACATTCGGGGCACAATGGCTCCATTCAGAAGCGACGGTACGGGGGGAAACACATCAAGCTCATCACGGCAACAATCTAGTTCAGAATGTCACTTTGTTCCCTAGGAGTGCGGAGATGATTGGGGGATTGAATGGTGCGAATCATGGCCCTGATTTTTCTCATAATTTGCCTCATAATGAGAATCGAAACAGTATATTGGAGAATTTGGAAGGTAATAGCGATGATGTGGCTTTAAGTGTCCGTAAAAGTGGGGATTTCTTTGATTCTACATATCTTATTGTATTTGACTCAAAAAGAAAGAGGCCAGACAATGGGCCAGGGGTTATTGTGGGCCCAGAGGAGAAAGGACACAATGTTGTAGTGGACGTCATGGAGCATGACAATGCGGGtaacccaaaaaataattttttggcgGGCTCTGGATTCCAGACCCGCCCAGAGCCATGA
- the LOC133033210 gene encoding transcription factor UPBEAT1-like, translating to MGVTDQCAVVRGSHHDDEVAQNKTVVEGVLMKRHVVSRRTSTRSGVHNNKRILMKKRKGSSSSSSSSRTTTTEGSGGIVRKVKTLKRLVPNGRESEGLDGLFRETADYILSLQLRVRVMQIMVDVLSSEPPPAATSSSSDDDYDRDEE from the coding sequence ATGGGAGTTACTGATCAATGCGCTGTCGTTCGAGGAAGTCATCATGATGATGAAGTGGCACAAAACAAGACGGTGGTTGAAGGGGTGTTGatgaaacgacatgtcgtttcccGGAGAACAAGTACTAGAAGTGGAGTACATAATAATAAGAGGATCTTGATGAAGAAGAGAAAAgggtcatcatcatcatcatcatcatcaagaacaacaacaacagaagGAAGTGGTGGAATCGTGAGAAAGGTCAAAACCCTAAAGAGGCTTGTTCCTAATGGGAGGGAATCAGAAGGGTTGGATGGGCTTTTCAGAGAAACCGCTGACTATATTTTGAGTCTCCAATTGAGAGTTAGAGTTATGCAGATTATGGTTGATGTGTTATCATCAGAACCACCACCAGCTgctacttcttcttcttctgatgATGATTATGATCGTGATGAAGAGTGA